A DNA window from Alligator mississippiensis isolate rAllMis1 chromosome 11, rAllMis1, whole genome shotgun sequence contains the following coding sequences:
- the KIFC1 gene encoding kinesin-like protein KIFC1 isoform X2: MDPPPASRLPVPKRAPAAEAAPGPEQKRARLQPPARARPPRRLASARPQRPGSAAPPGLAGRPLAPPPGPAAHAASAPGAASRLAVAAATAAPKTGRALELGGGKKKRAPWDLKGQVSDLQAELKIYKEEVQQLRKGGQELEEQRQELLARNGDLDRQLQAVKSELHVSQEQAQQRLEEVKELSDLKHQLEQQLTDTTRTNKELEGTNKDLEMAKRDLSALLEAREGDLAQSTQENRELKAQVTTLLQAATQREDQLHQLEMDRRRLHNLVLELKGNIRVFCRVRPLLPSEQEAGKGLEHLHFPPQDNGALVLSRPEESHTGRSCKGNTRYDFSFDRVFPPACSQADVFEEIAQLVQTGSGKTYTMEGPDNLDQETLGMIPRAVRQVFQGARELEPKGWEYSFSASFLEIYNEGLRDLLVGRSDQAPDLEIRRVSQASEDLHVPNLRCVPVASEEEVLKLLHTAKANRSVAKTIQNDRSSRSHSVFQLCIKGYNTDRALRCASVLSLVDLAGSERLKPQSKSERLRETQAINASLSTLGLVILALSKKEPHVPYRNSKLTHLLQNSLGGNSKMLMFVNIAPLEENIGESLNSLRFASTVNQCHIGTAPAHKKGGGGLPRTSDVGGGGKGPGPN, from the exons ATGGACCCGCCGCCCGCCTCCCGCCTGCCCGTGCCCAAGCGCGCGCCCGCCGCCGAGGCCGCGCCCGGCCCCGAGCAG AAACGCGCCCGCCTGCAGCCCcccgcccgcgcccgcccgccccgccgccTCGCCAGCGCCCGCCCGCAGCGCCCCGGATCGGCGGCCCCGCCCGGCCTCGCCGGCCGCCCGCTCGCCCCGCCGCCGGGCCCCGCCGCACACGCCGCGTCTGCCCCAG GGGCCGCCTCCAGGCTAGCCGTGGCCGCAGCCACAGCCGCTCCCAAGACAG gccGTGCCTTGGAGCTGGGGGGTGGCAAGAAGAAGCGGGCACCCTGGGACCTGAAGGGCCAAGTGAGCGACTTGCAGGCAGAGCTCAAAATCTACAAAGAAGAGGTGCAGCAGCTGCGCAAggggggccaggagctggaggagcagaggcaggagctgctggcccGTAACGGGGACCTGGACCGCCAGCTCCA GGCTGTGAAGTCCGAGCTGCACGTGTCCCAGGAGCAGGCCCAGCAGCGCCTCGAGGAAGTGAAGGAACTGTCGGATCTGAAGCACCAACTGGAGCAGCAGCTCACTGACACCACTAGGACCAACAAGGAGCTCGAGGGGACCAACAAGGACCTGGAGATGGCTAAGCGGGACCTGTCAGCCCTGCTGGAAGCCAGAGAG GGGGACCTGGCTCAGAGCACACAGGAGAACAGGGAGCTGAAAGCCCAGGTGACaaccctgctgcaggctgcaacGCAGAGAGAAGACCAGTTGCACCAGCTGGAGATGGACCGGCGGCGGCTGCACAACCTGGTGCTGGAGCTcaag GGCAACATCCGTGTGTTCTGCCGTGTGCggcccctgctgccctctgaacaggaggcggggaaggggctggagcacTTGCATTTCCCCCCACAGGACAACGGAGCACTTGTACTCTCCCGGCCGGAGGAg TCCCACACCGGGCGCAGCTGTAAAGGCAACACGAGGTACGACTTCAGCTTCGACCGCGTGttccccccagcctgctcccaggcGGATGTGTTTGAGGAAATTGCACAGCTAGTGCAG ACGGGCAGTGGGAAGACCTACACCATGGAGGGACCGGACAACCTGGACCAGGAGACCCTGGGCATGATTCCCCGAGCCGTGCGCCAGGTCTTCCAGGGCGCACGGGAGCTGGAGCCCAAAGGCTGGGAG TATAGCTTCTCAGCAAGCTTCCTCGAGATCTACAATGAAGGCCTGCGTGACCTATTGGTGGGGCGCTCAGACCAGGCCCCTGATCTGGAGATCCGGCGCGTCAGTCAGGCCAGTGAGGATCTCCACGTTCCCAACCTGCGCTGCGTGCCTGTGGCTTCTGAGGAGGAG GTGCTGAAGCTCCTGCACACAGCCAAAGCCAACCGCTCTGTGGCAAAGACTATTCAGAATGACCGCTCATCTCGGAGCCACAGCGTCTTCCAGCTGTGCATCAAGGGCTACAACACTGACCGGGCCCTTCGCTGTGCCT CTGTGTTGAGCCTGGTCGACCTGGCGGGTAGCGAACGCCTAAAGCCACAGTCAAAGAGCGAGCGGCTGCGGGAGACACAGGCCATAAATGCCAGCCTGTCTACATTGGGCCTGGTGATCTTGGCATTGTCCAAAAAG GAGCCCCATGTGCCTTATCGTAATAGCAAATTGACCCACCTCCTACAGAACTCACTGGGCGGCAACTCTAAAAT gCTCATGTTTGTAAACATAGCGCCACTGGAGGAGAACATCGGTGAGTCACTGAACAGCCTGCGCTTTGCCAGCACG GTTAATCAGTGTCACATCGGCACGGCACCAGCACACAAGAAAGGAGGAGGGGGTCTACCACGGACTTCAGATGTTGGGGGTGGTGGGAAGGGACCTGGTCCCAACTGA
- the KIFC1 gene encoding kinesin-like protein KIFC1 isoform X1, with translation MDPPPASRLPVPKRAPAAEAAPGPEQKRARLQPPARARPPRRLASARPQRPGSAAPPGLAGRPLAPPPGPAAHAASAPGAASRLAVAAATAAPKTGRALELGGGKKKRAPWDLKGQVSDLQAELKIYKEEVQQLRKGGQELEEQRQELLARNGDLDRQLQAVKSELHVSQEQAQQRLEEVKELSDLKHQLEQQLTDTTRTNKELEGTNKDLEMAKRDLSALLEAREGDLAQSTQENRELKAQVTTLLQAATQREDQLHQLEMDRRRLHNLVLELKGNIRVFCRVRPLLPSEQEAGKGLEHLHFPPQDNGALVLSRPEESHTGRSCKGNTRYDFSFDRVFPPACSQADVFEEIAQLVQSALDGYHVCIFAYGQTGSGKTYTMEGPDNLDQETLGMIPRAVRQVFQGARELEPKGWEYSFSASFLEIYNEGLRDLLVGRSDQAPDLEIRRVSQASEDLHVPNLRCVPVASEEEVLKLLHTAKANRSVAKTIQNDRSSRSHSVFQLCIKGYNTDRALRCASVLSLVDLAGSERLKPQSKSERLRETQAINASLSTLGLVILALSKKEPHVPYRNSKLTHLLQNSLGGNSKMLMFVNIAPLEENIGESLNSLRFASTVNQCHIGTAPAHKKGGGGLPRTSDVGGGGKGPGPN, from the exons ATGGACCCGCCGCCCGCCTCCCGCCTGCCCGTGCCCAAGCGCGCGCCCGCCGCCGAGGCCGCGCCCGGCCCCGAGCAG AAACGCGCCCGCCTGCAGCCCcccgcccgcgcccgcccgccccgccgccTCGCCAGCGCCCGCCCGCAGCGCCCCGGATCGGCGGCCCCGCCCGGCCTCGCCGGCCGCCCGCTCGCCCCGCCGCCGGGCCCCGCCGCACACGCCGCGTCTGCCCCAG GGGCCGCCTCCAGGCTAGCCGTGGCCGCAGCCACAGCCGCTCCCAAGACAG gccGTGCCTTGGAGCTGGGGGGTGGCAAGAAGAAGCGGGCACCCTGGGACCTGAAGGGCCAAGTGAGCGACTTGCAGGCAGAGCTCAAAATCTACAAAGAAGAGGTGCAGCAGCTGCGCAAggggggccaggagctggaggagcagaggcaggagctgctggcccGTAACGGGGACCTGGACCGCCAGCTCCA GGCTGTGAAGTCCGAGCTGCACGTGTCCCAGGAGCAGGCCCAGCAGCGCCTCGAGGAAGTGAAGGAACTGTCGGATCTGAAGCACCAACTGGAGCAGCAGCTCACTGACACCACTAGGACCAACAAGGAGCTCGAGGGGACCAACAAGGACCTGGAGATGGCTAAGCGGGACCTGTCAGCCCTGCTGGAAGCCAGAGAG GGGGACCTGGCTCAGAGCACACAGGAGAACAGGGAGCTGAAAGCCCAGGTGACaaccctgctgcaggctgcaacGCAGAGAGAAGACCAGTTGCACCAGCTGGAGATGGACCGGCGGCGGCTGCACAACCTGGTGCTGGAGCTcaag GGCAACATCCGTGTGTTCTGCCGTGTGCggcccctgctgccctctgaacaggaggcggggaaggggctggagcacTTGCATTTCCCCCCACAGGACAACGGAGCACTTGTACTCTCCCGGCCGGAGGAg TCCCACACCGGGCGCAGCTGTAAAGGCAACACGAGGTACGACTTCAGCTTCGACCGCGTGttccccccagcctgctcccaggcGGATGTGTTTGAGGAAATTGCACAGCTAGTGCAG tCAGCACTGGATGGTTATCACGTTTGCATCTTTGCCTACGGACAGACGGGCAGTGGGAAGACCTACACCATGGAGGGACCGGACAACCTGGACCAGGAGACCCTGGGCATGATTCCCCGAGCCGTGCGCCAGGTCTTCCAGGGCGCACGGGAGCTGGAGCCCAAAGGCTGGGAG TATAGCTTCTCAGCAAGCTTCCTCGAGATCTACAATGAAGGCCTGCGTGACCTATTGGTGGGGCGCTCAGACCAGGCCCCTGATCTGGAGATCCGGCGCGTCAGTCAGGCCAGTGAGGATCTCCACGTTCCCAACCTGCGCTGCGTGCCTGTGGCTTCTGAGGAGGAG GTGCTGAAGCTCCTGCACACAGCCAAAGCCAACCGCTCTGTGGCAAAGACTATTCAGAATGACCGCTCATCTCGGAGCCACAGCGTCTTCCAGCTGTGCATCAAGGGCTACAACACTGACCGGGCCCTTCGCTGTGCCT CTGTGTTGAGCCTGGTCGACCTGGCGGGTAGCGAACGCCTAAAGCCACAGTCAAAGAGCGAGCGGCTGCGGGAGACACAGGCCATAAATGCCAGCCTGTCTACATTGGGCCTGGTGATCTTGGCATTGTCCAAAAAG GAGCCCCATGTGCCTTATCGTAATAGCAAATTGACCCACCTCCTACAGAACTCACTGGGCGGCAACTCTAAAAT gCTCATGTTTGTAAACATAGCGCCACTGGAGGAGAACATCGGTGAGTCACTGAACAGCCTGCGCTTTGCCAGCACG GTTAATCAGTGTCACATCGGCACGGCACCAGCACACAAGAAAGGAGGAGGGGGTCTACCACGGACTTCAGATGTTGGGGGTGGTGGGAAGGGACCTGGTCCCAACTGA
- the KIFC1 gene encoding kinesin-like protein KIFC1 isoform X3, translating into MDPPPASRLPVPKRAPAAEAAPGPEQKRARLQPPARARPPRRLASARPQRPGSAAPPGLAGRPLAPPPGPAAHAASAPGAASRLAVAAATAAPKTGRALELGGGKKKRAPWDLKGQVSDLQAELKIYKEEVQQLRKGGQELEEQRQELLARNGDLDRQLQAVKSELHVSQEQAQQRLEEVKELSDLKHQLEQQLTDTTRTNKELEGTNKDLEMAKRDLSALLEAREGDLAQSTQENRELKAQVTTLLQAATQREDQLHQLEMDRRRLHNLVLELKGNIRVFCRVRPLLPSEQEAGKGLEHLHFPPQDNGALVLSRPEESHTGRSCKGNTRYDFSFDRVFPPACSQADVFEEIAQLVQSALDGYHVCIFAYGQTGSGKTYTMEGPDNLDQETLGMIPRAVRQVFQGARELEPKGWEYSFSASFLEIYNEGLRDLLVGRSDQAPDLEIRRVSQASEDLHVPNLRCVPVASEEEVLKLLHTAKANRSVAKTIQNDRSSRSHSVFQLCIKGYNTDRALRCASVLSLVDLAGSERLKPQSKSERLRETQAINASLSTLGLVILALSKKEPHVPYRNSKLTHLLQNSLGGNSKMLMFVNIAPLEENIG; encoded by the exons ATGGACCCGCCGCCCGCCTCCCGCCTGCCCGTGCCCAAGCGCGCGCCCGCCGCCGAGGCCGCGCCCGGCCCCGAGCAG AAACGCGCCCGCCTGCAGCCCcccgcccgcgcccgcccgccccgccgccTCGCCAGCGCCCGCCCGCAGCGCCCCGGATCGGCGGCCCCGCCCGGCCTCGCCGGCCGCCCGCTCGCCCCGCCGCCGGGCCCCGCCGCACACGCCGCGTCTGCCCCAG GGGCCGCCTCCAGGCTAGCCGTGGCCGCAGCCACAGCCGCTCCCAAGACAG gccGTGCCTTGGAGCTGGGGGGTGGCAAGAAGAAGCGGGCACCCTGGGACCTGAAGGGCCAAGTGAGCGACTTGCAGGCAGAGCTCAAAATCTACAAAGAAGAGGTGCAGCAGCTGCGCAAggggggccaggagctggaggagcagaggcaggagctgctggcccGTAACGGGGACCTGGACCGCCAGCTCCA GGCTGTGAAGTCCGAGCTGCACGTGTCCCAGGAGCAGGCCCAGCAGCGCCTCGAGGAAGTGAAGGAACTGTCGGATCTGAAGCACCAACTGGAGCAGCAGCTCACTGACACCACTAGGACCAACAAGGAGCTCGAGGGGACCAACAAGGACCTGGAGATGGCTAAGCGGGACCTGTCAGCCCTGCTGGAAGCCAGAGAG GGGGACCTGGCTCAGAGCACACAGGAGAACAGGGAGCTGAAAGCCCAGGTGACaaccctgctgcaggctgcaacGCAGAGAGAAGACCAGTTGCACCAGCTGGAGATGGACCGGCGGCGGCTGCACAACCTGGTGCTGGAGCTcaag GGCAACATCCGTGTGTTCTGCCGTGTGCggcccctgctgccctctgaacaggaggcggggaaggggctggagcacTTGCATTTCCCCCCACAGGACAACGGAGCACTTGTACTCTCCCGGCCGGAGGAg TCCCACACCGGGCGCAGCTGTAAAGGCAACACGAGGTACGACTTCAGCTTCGACCGCGTGttccccccagcctgctcccaggcGGATGTGTTTGAGGAAATTGCACAGCTAGTGCAG tCAGCACTGGATGGTTATCACGTTTGCATCTTTGCCTACGGACAGACGGGCAGTGGGAAGACCTACACCATGGAGGGACCGGACAACCTGGACCAGGAGACCCTGGGCATGATTCCCCGAGCCGTGCGCCAGGTCTTCCAGGGCGCACGGGAGCTGGAGCCCAAAGGCTGGGAG TATAGCTTCTCAGCAAGCTTCCTCGAGATCTACAATGAAGGCCTGCGTGACCTATTGGTGGGGCGCTCAGACCAGGCCCCTGATCTGGAGATCCGGCGCGTCAGTCAGGCCAGTGAGGATCTCCACGTTCCCAACCTGCGCTGCGTGCCTGTGGCTTCTGAGGAGGAG GTGCTGAAGCTCCTGCACACAGCCAAAGCCAACCGCTCTGTGGCAAAGACTATTCAGAATGACCGCTCATCTCGGAGCCACAGCGTCTTCCAGCTGTGCATCAAGGGCTACAACACTGACCGGGCCCTTCGCTGTGCCT CTGTGTTGAGCCTGGTCGACCTGGCGGGTAGCGAACGCCTAAAGCCACAGTCAAAGAGCGAGCGGCTGCGGGAGACACAGGCCATAAATGCCAGCCTGTCTACATTGGGCCTGGTGATCTTGGCATTGTCCAAAAAG GAGCCCCATGTGCCTTATCGTAATAGCAAATTGACCCACCTCCTACAGAACTCACTGGGCGGCAACTCTAAAAT gCTCATGTTTGTAAACATAGCGCCACTGGAGGAGAACATCG GTTAA